In Penaeus vannamei isolate JL-2024 chromosome 4, ASM4276789v1, whole genome shotgun sequence, a single window of DNA contains:
- the LOC113830399 gene encoding neuronal growth regulator 1, with product MSGSFALHSQLVLWLLLCCSLDVTVTGSREGQIPVFGKAEKTVTVKEGDTARLPCVVEHLNDKAVTWLRRRDLHILTVGHHTYSADERFQVVHAEASNEWTLVVRYVQRRDAGVYECQINTDHKLSRAVTLKVHDTSQQMSVSKTKVFLANNTASTKDGNLRVEIQGPRELYIEEGSSLSLTCVVTSSRGPSKLIYWYHNTNLIDYNSPRGGVSLKMDRGRGETTTKLVVSAVGPGDSGMYSCVPQGSHPATVVVHVQKGEHEAAIQQGGLSVRISSSFSSSPPSSSFSSSLPSSSFSSSPPSSSSPPCPPPLGCRCRPAQPHDRKGLSVLLAPRENPPPRLRFVDCFVKRRVCCFCITGREERRTRSPVCGVCVEATIHVRAQTDVNANTNFEFEVFSSFHFRLRLGFI from the exons ATGAGCGGCAGCTTCGCCCTACACAGCCAACTGGTCCTGTGGTTGCTCCTCTGCTGTAGTTTGG ATGTGACGGTGACGGGGAGCCGCGAAGGTCAAATACCGGTGTTCGGAAAAGCGGAGAAAACAGTTAcagtgaaagagggagacacGGCGAGACTGCCCTGCGTGGTGGAGCATCTCAATGATAAGGCG GTAACTTGGCTGAGGCGACGCGACCTGCACATACTGACGGTCGGGCACCACACCTATTCGGCCGATGAGAGGTTTCAG GTCGTCCACGCCGAAGCGAGCAACGAGTGGACCCTCGTCGTGCGCTACGTCCAGCGGAGGGACGCGGGTGTCTACGAGTGCCAGATCAACACGGACCACAAGCTGTCACGCGCCGTCACCCTCAAGGTTCACG aTACGAGCCAGCAGATGAGCGTCTCcaagacaaaggttttcttggcGAACAACACAGCTTCCACCAAAGACG GCAACCTCCGCGTCGAGATCCAGGGGCCACGAGAGCTCTACATCGAGGAGGGATCGTCTCTGAGCCTCACGTGCGTCGTCACCTCCTCCCGCGGTCCGTCGAAGCTGATCTACTGGTACCACAACACGAACCTCATTGACTACAACTCGCCCAGGGGAGGCGTCAGTCTCAAG aTGGACCGCGGGCGTGGCGAGACAACGACCAAGCTCGTCGTGTCCGCCGTTGGACCTGGGGATTCCGGGATGTACTCCTGCGTCCCCCAGGGCTCCCATCCTGCCACCGTGGTCGTGCACGTTCAGAAAG GCGAGCACGAGGCAGCCATTCAGCAAGGGGGCCTGAGCG TccgcatttcctcttccttctcctcctctcccccttcttcttccttctcctcctctctcccttcttcttccttctcctcctcccccccttcttcgtcctctcctccgtgtcctcctcctcttggctGCCGCTGTCGGCCCGCCCAGCCACATGATAGGAAGGGCCTCTCGGTCCTCTTGGCTCCGCGCGAGAACCCCCCTCCGCGGCTTCGCTTTGTTGACTGTTTTGTTAAGCGTCGCGTCTGTTGCTTTTGTATCACCGGGCGCGAGGAGAGGCGGACGCGCTCgcctgtgtgtggtgtgtgtgtagaggcGACCATACACGTTCGCGCACAGACAGATGTGAACGCGAATACAAACTTCGAGTTCGAGGTGTTCTCTTCATTTCACTTCAGATTGCGGTTAGGTTtcatataa